One window of Verrucomicrobiota bacterium genomic DNA carries:
- a CDS encoding GxxExxY protein produces MEETNINKLADTIREMAFAAHTHFKNGFLEKVYENSLRNRLRKQGLKVDQQVAIPVLDEDDSVVGDYVADLIVEDTILIELKAVNAITNEHFARVLTYLRATNIRHGMLINFGSTKLQIRKCIQ; encoded by the coding sequence ATGGAAGAAACGAATATCAACAAATTAGCGGACACGATTAGAGAAATGGCATTTGCGGCGCATACACATTTCAAGAATGGTTTTCTCGAAAAGGTTTATGAGAATTCGCTAAGGAATAGGTTGCGAAAACAAGGATTAAAAGTGGACCAACAGGTTGCAATTCCTGTCCTGGATGAAGACGATTCTGTGGTTGGAGATTATGTTGCTGACCTAATTGTGGAGGATACGATCCTTATCGAATTGAAAGCCGTTAATGCCATTACCAACGAACATTTTGCTCGAGTCCTCACCTATTTGAGAGCCACAAATATTCGTCATGGGATGCTCATAAACTTTGGCTCCACAAAACTCCAAATACGTAAATGTATCCAATAG